Proteins encoded in a region of the Coregonus clupeaformis isolate EN_2021a chromosome 9, ASM2061545v1, whole genome shotgun sequence genome:
- the zgc:56585 gene encoding 15-hydroxyprostaglandin dehydrogenase [NAD(+)], whose amino-acid sequence MALHGKVALVTGAAQGLGKGFSEILLQNGAKVALLDINELGGKDLKAAFDKEYGPDRTLFLTCTVESEEQLKDAFQKTVETFGGLDIVCNNAGIINEKNWEKCVSINLNGVVRGTYLALQHMKKENRGQGGVIVNVASMAGLGPLMTAPIYTATKHGVVGFSRAMADVSRVCDYGVRINVLCPAFVQTAILASLSSEETAGQFAGLRGVAEKLLEQFGVLEVSEVAKNFLKLVTDESRNGEALSVLKEGASYVTFPQAASQLPSILAPSL is encoded by the exons ATGGCATTGCATGGCAAAGTGGCTTTAGTGACTGGTGCGGCGCAAGGTTTGGGAAAAGGTTTCTCAGAAATTCTTCTACAAAACGGAGCAAAG GTAGCCTTGTTGGATATAAATGAGTTAGGAGGGAAGGATTTGAAGGCTGCCTTTGATAAGGAATATGGACCAGACAGAACACTGTTTCTAACCTGCACTGTTGAATCAGAGGAACAACTAAAAG ATGCCTTTCAGAAAACGGTAGAGACGTTTGGGGGCTTAGACATCGTCTGCAACAACGCTGGTATCATCAATGAGAAGAACTGGGAGAAATGTGTTTCTATAAATCTT AATGGAGTGGTGAGAGGCACATATCTTGCCCTCCAGCACATGAAAAAGGAGAACAGAGGGCAGGGAGGGGTCATCGTCAACGTAGCGTCTATGGCAG GTCTGGGTCCTCTGATGACTGCTCCCATCTACACAGCCACCAAACACGGGGTGGTGGGGTTCAGCCGGGCTATGGCG GATGTCTCCCGTGTGTGCGACTACGGGGTGCGAATTAACGTCCTCTGCCCTGCGTTCGTCCAAACCGCCATCCTCGCCTCCCTGAGCTCAGAGGAGACTGCGGGACAGTTTGCCGGTCTGAGGGGCGTGGCAGAGAAACTACTGGAACAGTTTGGTGTGCTTGA AGTCTCTGAGGTAGCCAAGAACTTCTTGAAGCTGGTGACGGACGAGAGTCGAAACGGAGAGGCCCTTTCGGTACTGAAGGAGGGAGCTTCATACGTAACGTTTCCCCAAGCGGCTTCCCAGCTACCCAGTATCCTTGCCCCCTCTCTGTAG